A part of Geothrix oryzae genomic DNA contains:
- a CDS encoding ABC transporter permease subunit, which translates to MPSTPSNQIRAQRMDRFMAFTISGGGILIIGAVLAMLLFILKEAVPLFIPPQSKSVATLQAPQSAAGWLDESGKAGVFLSPTEGVKALRLPEGTPLPVPADGPLLPWKALTPATPRGECLVIGADDRLFLARMAWSKPAGENDPAQWTLESHWLGGGLVGPQVGEILTFQILEGGGLAGGTTLRVAARQGDGLVWSESALDGTGALDWKALPLDPRLHATAAAWSGDAKNLFVGTREGQLLDVDPEANGVLSSSDFGEPVQSMGFALGHTSLLVGGAQGKLVAFQRVRVNETFQLQAFHHFPRLDGAVLGFQPSQRDKRFLGWTARQVVVDHLTTERRLFSMRIDGPGHATLAPRGDLILHANAATGALHLWSLSAPHPEVSFGLLWGKTHYEGYEKAEYVWQSTGGTDDFEPKFSLVPLVFGTLKGTLYAMLFAFPLAVLGALYTSQLASPRLRNVIKPTVEIMAALPSVVLGFLAGLVMAPLLEKMAVEVFIYPFAVLFLALLVMPIWSRLPQPFRNAFGTGREALWMFPVLLAGIWLASLAGPWVEHTMMGGSYRAWLQSAMGVSYDQRNSLVVGFAMGFAVIPIIFTISEDALSSVPRSLTSASLACGASPWQTAWRVVLPTASPGIFSATMVGLGRAIGETMIVLMATGNTPVLDWSPFNGMRTLSANIAVEIPEAPLHGTLYRILFLAAFLLFIFTFILNTVAELVRQRLRRRYESI; encoded by the coding sequence ATGCCCAGCACCCCCTCCAATCAGATCCGCGCCCAGCGCATGGATCGGTTCATGGCCTTCACCATTTCAGGTGGGGGCATTCTGATTATTGGCGCCGTGCTGGCGATGCTTCTCTTCATCCTGAAGGAAGCCGTCCCGCTGTTCATTCCGCCCCAGTCCAAGTCCGTCGCGACCCTGCAGGCACCCCAGTCCGCCGCTGGCTGGCTGGATGAATCCGGGAAGGCGGGCGTGTTCCTGTCCCCGACGGAGGGCGTGAAGGCCCTCCGGCTCCCGGAAGGAACCCCCCTCCCCGTTCCCGCGGACGGCCCTCTCCTGCCCTGGAAGGCCCTCACGCCCGCCACGCCGCGGGGTGAGTGCCTCGTCATCGGGGCCGACGACCGGCTCTTCCTGGCCCGCATGGCCTGGTCGAAACCTGCCGGGGAGAACGACCCCGCCCAATGGACCCTGGAATCCCACTGGCTGGGCGGCGGACTGGTCGGGCCGCAGGTGGGCGAGATCCTGACCTTCCAGATCCTGGAGGGCGGCGGCCTCGCCGGTGGAACCACCTTGAGGGTGGCCGCCCGCCAGGGCGATGGCCTGGTCTGGTCCGAATCGGCCCTGGATGGCACGGGTGCCCTCGACTGGAAGGCGCTCCCCCTCGATCCCCGGCTCCACGCCACGGCCGCGGCCTGGAGCGGCGATGCCAAGAACCTCTTCGTCGGAACCCGGGAAGGCCAGCTGCTGGATGTGGATCCCGAGGCCAATGGCGTCCTCTCCTCCTCGGATTTCGGCGAGCCGGTCCAGTCCATGGGCTTCGCGCTGGGACACACCAGCCTCCTGGTGGGCGGGGCCCAGGGCAAGCTCGTCGCCTTCCAGCGGGTCCGGGTGAACGAGACCTTCCAGCTCCAGGCCTTCCACCACTTCCCCCGGCTGGACGGAGCCGTCCTGGGGTTCCAGCCGAGCCAGCGCGACAAGCGGTTCCTCGGCTGGACGGCCCGTCAGGTCGTGGTGGACCACCTGACCACGGAGCGGCGGCTGTTCTCCATGCGGATCGACGGTCCCGGCCACGCCACCCTGGCGCCCCGGGGCGACCTCATCCTCCATGCGAACGCCGCCACGGGCGCCCTGCACCTCTGGTCCCTGAGCGCGCCTCATCCGGAAGTCAGCTTCGGCCTGCTGTGGGGGAAGACCCACTACGAGGGGTACGAGAAGGCGGAATATGTCTGGCAGAGCACGGGCGGCACCGACGATTTCGAGCCCAAGTTCAGCCTCGTTCCCCTGGTCTTCGGAACCCTCAAGGGGACCCTCTACGCCATGCTCTTCGCGTTCCCCCTGGCGGTCCTCGGGGCGCTCTACACCTCGCAGCTGGCCTCTCCGCGCCTCCGGAATGTCATCAAACCCACGGTGGAGATCATGGCGGCCCTGCCCTCCGTCGTGCTCGGCTTCCTCGCAGGCCTCGTCATGGCCCCCCTGCTGGAAAAAATGGCCGTGGAAGTCTTCATCTACCCCTTCGCCGTCCTTTTCCTGGCCCTGCTGGTCATGCCCATCTGGAGCCGGCTGCCCCAGCCCTTCCGCAACGCCTTCGGCACCGGCCGCGAGGCGCTCTGGATGTTCCCGGTCCTGCTCGCGGGCATCTGGCTCGCCAGCCTCGCCGGCCCCTGGGTCGAGCACACGATGATGGGAGGCAGCTACCGCGCCTGGCTGCAGTCGGCCATGGGCGTCTCCTATGATCAGCGAAACAGCCTGGTGGTCGGCTTTGCCATGGGGTTCGCCGTCATCCCGATCATCTTCACGATCAGCGAGGACGCCCTGTCGAGCGTACCCCGTTCGCTCACCTCGGCCAGCCTCGCCTGCGGCGCCAGCCCCTGGCAGACCGCCTGGCGCGTGGTGCTCCCGACGGCAAGCCCTGGCATCTTCTCCGCCACCATGGTCGGCCTGGGCCGGGCCATCGGCGAGACGATGATCGTCCTCATGGCCACCGGCAACACCCCCGTGCT
- a CDS encoding Rne/Rng family ribonuclease, with protein sequence MNPKKTMMINATDPEEIRVATLIDGVLFDYDVEFLHNEKIKGNLYKARVVRVDTSLQAAFVHFGGQKNGFLPLGELPREMSGDGRRGRIQDVLQRDQEILVQAVREELGSKGAMMTGQISLAGRYLVITPGNPVNGISRKIESTEERRHFKQLVDTLEIPEDIGVIVRTASLGVTKEDFERDLEYLLDTYKEVLNRYKHRHGPGLVWQEDDVVTRTLRDTFSADVEEVQIDDLDTFHAAQSFFKRTMPQYLEVLKHYTGKKPLFTRYQLEEQIDRVYGRKVPLPSGGALVLDQTEALVAIDVNSGKTSGDGVEDMAFKTNMEAAEEVARQLRLRDLAGLIAIDFIDMKRESHIRSVQDKLVDCLKADKARMEVGKINRFGVLVMTRQRIRPSLQHVNHESCPTCAGTGKVKTIEAMALSVVRKLHGILAKGGIGEIRVKLAPAIAAAVLNEKRSDLTQMEEESGAKILILADWSMGYGEMAAEIERAEEAPAEKPAAAKPHREKGAPEEETVVLGGDSPISFDKALGVHGEGPKEAKKEAFKYDRRDLQRAALDERERLRALFESAKPEDEESEEGTEESGDEPKGEGAKRKRRRRRRKGGAERNGEGTTPVETREDRSEPAPQPEPPKVTADLVASLLTPSPRPRIGAAARAVAAPEAPVDPVKDLAKPKRTPRAKVTSAPEPAAAPTPVSEPAVTAEVPAKKKAAPKAKAPKAPAKKADKAETAEEKPKPKTTRAKKAKAE encoded by the coding sequence TTGAATCCCAAGAAAACGATGATGATCAACGCCACCGATCCGGAAGAGATCCGCGTGGCCACCCTGATCGACGGTGTCCTGTTCGATTACGATGTCGAATTTCTCCATAACGAAAAGATCAAAGGCAACCTCTACAAGGCCAGGGTCGTCCGCGTGGACACCAGCCTCCAGGCCGCCTTCGTCCACTTCGGCGGTCAGAAGAACGGCTTCCTGCCCCTCGGGGAGCTCCCCCGGGAGATGAGCGGCGACGGTCGCCGGGGCCGCATCCAGGATGTCCTCCAGCGGGACCAGGAGATCCTGGTCCAGGCCGTGCGCGAGGAACTGGGCAGCAAGGGCGCCATGATGACCGGCCAGATCAGCCTGGCGGGCCGCTACCTGGTGATCACCCCCGGGAACCCCGTCAACGGCATCAGCCGCAAGATCGAGAGCACCGAAGAGCGCCGCCACTTCAAGCAGCTCGTCGACACCCTGGAGATTCCCGAGGACATCGGCGTGATCGTCCGCACCGCCAGTCTGGGCGTGACGAAGGAAGACTTCGAGCGCGACCTGGAGTACCTGCTGGACACCTACAAGGAAGTGCTGAACCGCTACAAGCACCGTCACGGCCCCGGGCTCGTGTGGCAGGAGGACGATGTCGTCACCCGCACGCTGCGCGACACCTTCAGCGCCGATGTGGAGGAAGTGCAGATCGACGACCTGGACACCTTCCATGCCGCCCAGTCCTTCTTCAAGCGCACCATGCCCCAGTACCTCGAGGTGCTGAAGCACTACACGGGCAAGAAGCCCCTCTTCACCCGCTACCAGCTGGAAGAACAGATCGACCGCGTCTACGGCCGGAAGGTGCCTCTGCCCAGCGGCGGTGCCCTGGTGCTGGATCAGACCGAGGCCCTGGTGGCCATCGATGTGAACAGCGGCAAGACCTCCGGCGACGGCGTGGAGGACATGGCCTTCAAGACCAACATGGAGGCCGCGGAGGAAGTGGCCCGCCAGCTGCGCCTGCGCGATCTGGCCGGCCTCATCGCCATCGACTTCATCGACATGAAGCGCGAGTCCCACATCCGCTCCGTCCAGGACAAGCTGGTGGACTGTCTCAAGGCCGACAAGGCGCGCATGGAGGTGGGGAAGATCAACCGCTTCGGCGTGCTGGTCATGACCCGCCAGCGCATCCGCCCGAGCCTCCAGCATGTGAACCACGAGTCCTGCCCCACCTGCGCCGGCACCGGCAAGGTGAAGACCATCGAGGCGATGGCGCTCTCCGTGGTCCGCAAGCTCCATGGCATCCTGGCCAAGGGCGGCATCGGGGAGATCCGCGTGAAACTGGCCCCGGCCATCGCCGCCGCGGTGCTCAATGAGAAGCGCAGCGACCTGACGCAGATGGAGGAGGAGAGCGGCGCGAAGATCCTCATCCTGGCCGACTGGTCCATGGGCTATGGCGAGATGGCCGCCGAGATCGAGCGGGCAGAGGAGGCCCCGGCCGAGAAGCCTGCCGCTGCCAAGCCGCACCGGGAGAAGGGCGCCCCGGAAGAGGAGACGGTGGTGCTGGGTGGCGACAGCCCCATCTCCTTCGACAAGGCGCTGGGTGTGCATGGCGAAGGTCCCAAGGAAGCCAAGAAGGAAGCCTTCAAATACGACCGCCGCGATCTGCAGCGGGCGGCCCTGGATGAACGAGAGCGCCTGCGGGCCCTGTTCGAGAGCGCCAAGCCCGAGGACGAGGAGTCCGAGGAGGGGACCGAGGAATCTGGCGACGAGCCCAAGGGCGAAGGTGCCAAGCGCAAGCGCCGCCGGCGTCGCCGCAAGGGCGGAGCCGAGCGGAACGGCGAGGGCACGACCCCGGTCGAGACCCGCGAGGACCGATCGGAACCCGCCCCTCAGCCCGAACCTCCGAAGGTCACGGCGGACCTGGTGGCCAGCCTGCTGACCCCCAGTCCCCGTCCGCGGATCGGCGCCGCGGCTCGGGCCGTGGCTGCGCCCGAAGCGCCCGTGGACCCGGTCAAGGATCTGGCCAAGCCCAAGCGCACTCCCCGCGCGAAGGTAACCTCGGCGCCCGAACCCGCCGCGGCTCCCACTCCCGTTTCCGAGCCGGCCGTGACGGCGGAAGTTCCTGCCAAGAAGAAGGCCGCGCCTAAAGCCAAGGCCCCCAAGGCGCCCGCCAAGAAGGCCGACAAGGCCGAAACGGCGGAAGAAAAGCCCAAGCCCAAGACGACCCGGGCCAAGAAGGCCAAGGCCGAGTAG
- a CDS encoding PstS family phosphate ABC transporter substrate-binding protein → MRMQVLARTLLAALVGMSATAQTVKVDPKVTTYKKVSGISGNLNSIGSDTLNNLMAYWVEGFNKKYPNVKIQVEGKGSTTAPPALIESTSQLGPMSREMKHEEIDKFEKKFGYKPTKVAVAIDTLAVFVNKNSTVKSLSLQQVDAIFSKTRKGGLAKDIKTWGDLGLTGEAASKTISLYGRNSASGTYGYFKEHALFKGDFKDTVKEQPGSSSVVQSVGSDRFAIGYSGIGYATSGVRAVPLSDEKKNGGASFAATYENALSGKYPLSRYLYVYINKDPKKPVDPLTREFLKFVLSKEGQEIVVKDGFLPLTAKMEADEIAKLK, encoded by the coding sequence ATGAGAATGCAAGTCCTGGCCCGCACCCTTCTGGCTGCTCTGGTGGGAATGTCCGCGACCGCCCAGACCGTCAAGGTCGATCCCAAGGTCACCACCTACAAGAAGGTCTCCGGGATCAGCGGGAACCTGAACTCCATCGGGTCCGACACCCTGAACAACCTGATGGCCTATTGGGTTGAGGGATTCAACAAGAAGTATCCCAATGTGAAGATCCAGGTGGAAGGCAAGGGCTCGACCACCGCCCCTCCGGCCCTCATCGAGAGCACCAGCCAGCTCGGTCCCATGAGCCGCGAGATGAAGCACGAGGAGATCGACAAGTTCGAGAAGAAGTTCGGTTATAAGCCCACCAAGGTGGCCGTCGCCATCGACACGCTGGCCGTGTTCGTGAACAAGAACAGCACCGTCAAGTCCCTGAGCCTCCAACAGGTTGACGCCATCTTCTCCAAGACCCGCAAGGGTGGGCTGGCCAAGGACATCAAGACCTGGGGCGATCTCGGCCTGACCGGCGAGGCGGCCTCCAAGACCATCAGCCTCTACGGCCGCAACAGCGCCAGCGGCACCTACGGGTATTTCAAGGAGCACGCGCTCTTCAAGGGCGACTTCAAGGACACCGTCAAGGAACAGCCCGGTTCCTCCTCTGTGGTCCAGAGCGTCGGGTCCGACCGCTTCGCCATCGGCTACAGCGGCATCGGCTACGCCACCTCGGGCGTCCGCGCCGTGCCCCTCTCCGATGAGAAGAAGAACGGCGGCGCGTCCTTCGCCGCGACCTACGAGAACGCCTTGAGCGGGAAGTACCCCCTGTCCCGCTACCTCTATGTCTACATCAACAAGGACCCGAAGAAGCCCGTGGATCCCCTGACCCGCGAGTTCCTGAAGTTCGTGCTCAGCAAGGAGGGCCAGGAGATCGTCGTGAAGGACGGGTTCCTCCCCCTCACCGCCAAGATGGAAGCCGACGAGATCGCCAAGCTGAAGTAA